The following proteins are co-located in the Lepidochelys kempii isolate rLepKem1 chromosome 28, rLepKem1.hap2, whole genome shotgun sequence genome:
- the LOC140904240 gene encoding uncharacterized protein, translating into MVSENEETPQQEDAEEVKSYRMLSGRSKGNDSGSCALPEKAKACESQQRPEENFSSHSDLIKCERINLEETCCACHECGKIFNQSSALTTHQRIHNGETSYTCSECGKSFSWHSHLSIHRRIHTGEKPYTCSECGKSFNQSSNLITHQRMHTGETPYMCSQCGKSFSCHSHLTTHQRIHTGEKPYTCAECGKSFNQSSNLITHQRIHTGEMPFTCSECGKSFSYSSRLITHQRIHSGETPYTCSECGKSFSQSSRLITHQRIHSGERPYTCSECGKSFHQRSHLMTHQRIHTGETPYMCSECGKTFSWHSHLSIHRRIHTGEKPYTCSECGKHFSYSSALITHQRIHSGETPYTCSECGKSFSYSSALTTHQRIHSGERPYTCSDCGKCFNRSSNLIRHRTIHTDEKPYGCSECGKRFSWSSSVIKHQKTHMGKNCNKCLD; encoded by the coding sequence atggtgagtgagaatgaggagacaccccagcaggaagatgctgaggaaGTAAAATCCTATAGaatgttatcaggaagatccaaAGGGAATGATTCCGGGAGTTGTGCACTCCCAGAAAAagcaaaagcctgtgagagtcagcaaaggccagaggaaaacttcagTAGCCACTCAGACCTTATTAAATGTGAGAGAATTAACTTGGAAGAGACATGCTGCGCATGCCATGAGTGCGGGAAAATCTTCAATCAGAGCTCAGCCCTtaccacacatcagagaatccacaatgGAGAGACgtcctacacatgctctgagtgcgggaaaagctttagtTGGCACTCACACCTTAGCATACATCGTAGAattcacacaggagagaaaccctacacgtgctctgagtgtgggaaaagcttcaatcagagctcaaaccttatcacacatcagagaatgcACACTGGAGAGACACCCTACATGTGTTCTcaatgtgggaaaagctttagttGTCACTCGCACCTtaccacacatcagagaatccacacaggagagaaaccctacacgtgcgctgagtgcgggaaaagcttcaatcagagttcaaaccttatcacacatcagagaatccacactggagagatgCCCttcacatgctctgagtgtggcaAAAGCTTCAGTTATAGCTCAAGGcttatcacacatcagagaatccacagcgGAGAGacgccctacacatgctctgagtgcgggaaaagcttcagtcagagctcaagacttatcacacatcagagaatccacagtggagagaggccatacacatgctctgagtgcgggaaaagcttccaTCAGAGATCACACCTTAtgacacatcagagaatccacacaggagagacaccctacatgtgctctgagtgtgggaaaacctttaGTTGGCACTCGCACCTTAGCATACATCGTAGAATCCACACCGGAGAGAaaccctacacgtgctctgagtgtgggaaacacttcagtTATAGCTCAGCTCTTATCacccatcagagaatccacagtggagagacaccctacacatgctctgagtgtgggaaaagcttcagttatAGCTCAGCCCTtaccacacatcagagaatccacagtggagagaggccctacacatgctctgactGTGGGAAATGCTTTAATCGGAGCTCAAACCTTATCAGACATAGGACAATCCACACAGacgagaaaccttatggatgctctgagtgtgggaaacgcttcagtTGGAGCTCAAGCGTTATTAAACATCAGAAAACCCACATGGGAAAGAACTGTAATAAATGCCTTGACTAA